The proteins below come from a single Streptomyces sp. MRC013 genomic window:
- a CDS encoding SRPBCC family protein, whose amino-acid sequence MAVRHHLIQSPPSAVWEVLSDPDRYAEWVVGTEDTRPLDGTWPEVGAALQYTVAVGPVRLRGSTVVRRLEPPNRLELEAKSGPAGTARIAIEVIPWGAATLVVVDEHPLRGPGARLHNTLFDAALQLRHRRMLRRLAEVVEGVRTTSAP is encoded by the coding sequence ATGGCCGTACGGCACCACCTCATACAGAGCCCGCCGTCAGCGGTGTGGGAAGTCCTCAGCGACCCCGACAGGTACGCCGAATGGGTCGTCGGGACCGAGGACACCCGCCCCCTGGACGGTACGTGGCCCGAGGTCGGCGCCGCCCTCCAGTACACCGTCGCGGTCGGCCCGGTCCGGCTCAGGGGCTCCACCGTCGTCCGCCGCCTGGAACCGCCGAACCGGCTCGAACTGGAGGCCAAGAGCGGCCCCGCCGGGACCGCCCGCATCGCCATCGAGGTCATCCCCTGGGGCGCGGCCACCCTCGTCGTCGTCGACGAGCACCCCCTGCGGGGTCCGGGCGCGCGGCTCCACAACACGCTCTTCGACGCCGCCCTCCAACTCCGCCACCGCCGCATGCTGCGCCGTCTCGCGGAGGTCGTCGAGGGCGTGCGCACCACCTCCGCCCCCTGA